In Xyrauchen texanus isolate HMW12.3.18 chromosome 32, RBS_HiC_50CHRs, whole genome shotgun sequence, the following proteins share a genomic window:
- the cdk5rap1 gene encoding CDK5 regulatory subunit-associated protein 1: MNRIRSRSIFMFVLRKYLSRRIYGVGYYCSGSFTKDQNRVMNLKSKLASGPSLQDFMKSSDQRSYELLEEHEEHYIPESTVSAYSRKVYFETYGCQMNVNDTEIASSILQKAGYSRTRELPEADVVLLVTCSVREKAEQTIWNRLKQLTALKKRRTKHETPLKIGVLGCMAERLKTELLEREKLVDVLAGPDAYKDLPRLLSLAHGGQRASNVLLSLEETYADVMPVHQTLQGHSAFVSIMRGCDNMCSYCIVPFTRGRERSRPISSILEEVRMLSDQGVKEVTLLGQNVNSYRDLSEEQFSSSEVNTQLSRGFKTVYRTRQGGFRFADLLDRVSLINPDIRIRFTSPHPKDFPDEVLHLIQERKNICKQIHLPAQSGSSRVLHAMRRGYTREAYLELVGNIRKIIPGVSLSSDFITGFCGETKEDHEQTISLLREVGYNVGFLFAYSLRKKTHAYHRLQDDVPAAVKQRRLEDLISVFREEAAKVNTALIGSKQLVLVEGDSKRSSEELCGRNDGNVKVIFPKTDLPVQPGKPQTVSITPGDYVLVKITSANSQSLRGHALIHSSVSKTKTRESE; the protein is encoded by the exons ATGAACCGCATTAGAAGCCGCAGCATCTTCATGTTTGTGCTCAGGAAATATTTGTCTCGACGCATTTATGGAGTCGGATATTATTGCTCAGGATCTTTTACTAAAGATCAGAACAGAGTGATGAATTTAAAGAGTAAACTTGCATCTGGTCCGAGTTTGCAGGACTTCATGAAGAGTTCAGACCAGAGGTCTTATGAGTTGCTTGAGGAACATGAGGAGCACTATATTCCTGAATCCACAGTGTCCGCATATTCAAGGAAAG TGTATTTTGAGACATACGGCTGTCAGATGAATGTCAACGACACTGAAATTGCTTCATCCATTCTTCAAAAAGCAGGATATTCTCGGACACGTGAGCTTCCAGAG GCAGATGTGGTGCTGCTCGTCACTTGCTCTGTACG AGAAAAGGCAGAGCAAACAATCTGGAACAGACTCAAACAGCTCACTGCCCTGAAGAAGAGGCGTACAAAACATGAGACTCCGTTGAAAATAGGTGTCCTTG GTTGCATGGCAGAAAGACTGAAGACTGAATTGCTTGAGCGGGAGAAGTTGGTGGATGTGCTGGCAGGACCAGATGCGTACAAAGATCTGCCCCGGTTGCTTTCTCTTGCTCATGGTGGCCAGAGGGCCAGCAATGTGCTGTTATCATTAGAGGAGACTTACGCTGATGTCATGCCTGTCCACCAGACGCTGCAGGGACACAGCGCTTTTGT GTCCATCATGCGTGGCTGTGATAACATGTGTAGTTACTGTATAGTCCCCTTCACCCGTGGCAGAGAGAGGAGCAGGCCTATATCTTCAATTTTAGAGGAGGTCCGGATGCTCTCAGATCAG gGAGTGAAGGAGGTCACCCTCCTAGGGCAAAATGTGAACAGCTATAGGGACCTGTCTGAGGAGCAGTTCAGCAGTTCTGAGGTCAACACTCAGCTCAGCCGAGGCTTTAAGACCGTTTACCGCACAAGACAGGGAGGCTTCCGCTTTGCGGACCTGCTGGACAGAGTGTCCCTCATCAATCCAGACATTAGGATACGCTTCACCTCACCACATCCTAAAGACTTTCCTGATGAG GTTTTGCACTTGATTCAGGAGAGGAAGAACATCTGCAAGCAGATCCATCTGCCTGCACAGAGCGGCAGCAGTCGGGTTCTTCATGCAATGAGACGTGG TTATACCCGAGAGGCATATCTTGAGCTTGTGGGAAACATTCGTAAAATTATTCCAG GGGTCAGTCTGAGCAGTGATTTCATCACAGGCTTCTGTGGAGAAACTAAAGAGGACCATGAACAGACCATTTCCCTCCTCAGGGAGGTGGGCTATAACGTGGGCTTCCTCTTCGCCTACAGTTTGAGAAAG AAAACCCATGCCTATCATCGTCTGCAAGATGACGTCCCTGCGGCAGTGAAACAGCGGCGCCTGGAGGATCTCATCTCTGTTTTTAGAGAAGAAGCAGCTAAAGTTAACACAGCTCTAATCGGCAGCAAACAGCTGGTGTTGGTAGAGGGA GACAGTAAAAGATCTTCAGAGGAACTTTGTGGTCGAAATGATGGAAATGTGAAGGTTATTTTTCCTAAAACAGATTTACCTGTTCAGCCTGGCAAACCACAGACAGTCTCCATTACTCCTGGAGACTATGTGTTAGTCAAG ATCACATCAGCTAACTCCCAGAGTTTAAGAGGACATGCCTTGATCCACTCCTCCGtcagcaaaacaaaaacacgagAATCTGAGTGA